The DNA window AGCACCCCAACGGCGATGATCGATTACTTCGGCATGTACATCCCGTAAATGTTTGCGAACTAAGTCAACTGATTCCTCTTCTGCATGTATCAGAAGGCTTGTAGGATCTGTTTTTAAGAAAGTACGTAAATCACCAGTTGTAATATGTGGATTACCTAAAGCGAATGCCGAGATCATTTTTTCATCATGGTAATGTAAGTATACGTCATCCAACACTTCTGCTAGCATATTTTTTATGGAAAAACTTTGAACCGCTTCAACTACTTCTTTTACTACCTTTAATTCTATCGGCTTATGCCATGTATTCCACGTGTTACTCATTGGATGATGGACAAATGCTCCATTAAAATTAACAATTGGTGTCGTTAGTCCAAGTTCTTTATAATACATTTCACTTGATCGATAAGGTCTTCCAGTTGCAATCATTACTTCATGGCCTTCATCTTTTGCTTGTAATAGTGTATTTTTTGTCTTTTGCGAAATAACTTTTTCATCGGTCAATAAAGTTCCATCTAAATCCAAAACTATTAAGTGACGTTGCATATGAAAAACTCCCCTCTTTATTATTAAAGTTTATCGTGTTCAAGTAGGAACGTCAAAATGTATAGTTTAGCTTTTTTGTAAATATTGAAATGCTTTGTTAGAATAATAATAAATACGGAGGTGGCTTAAGAAATGATTTCACAATCTGAATTATGGGGTAATATTCCTGTATTACATATATTTGATGAAGAAATAAGTAATAACGCACCTATTGTTCTATTCTTACATGGGTTTGAAAGTGCGAAGGAACATAATTTACATTATGCTTATCAACTAGTTAACCAAGGGTGCAGAGTAATATTACCCGACGCTCTTTTACATGGTGACCGAGCGGAGAAACTAGACCAAGTAGAAATTAGCCTTCGGTTTTGGGAAATAGTATTAACCTCCATCGAAGAAGTCGGTAAATTAAAGGAAGAACTTATCGAACGGGGGTATTTAATTGATCAGAAAATTGGTCTTGCAGGAACTTCCATGGGTGGTATCACGACTTTAGGCTGTTTAACTGCTTATCCTTGGATTGACGCGGCTGCTATTATGATGGGGACTCCGGGTTATGTTGAACTTGCAAAAGCACAAATTGCTTCAGTAGAACAAAAAGGGTTTAATATTCCGCTAAATAGTGAAGAAAGAAAGAATATGTTTGATACGTTAGCTTCTTTTGATGCTTCAAAACAAATGCACAAGCTTGCTGATAAACCGTTGTTTTTCTGGCATGGAGAAAAAGATCCAGTTGTTCCATTTGAACCGACAGCACATTTTATCGAAGCGTTGAAACATGAATATGGAGAGAATGATATTGTGTTTATGAAAGAAAAATCTGCAGGTCATGCAGTATCTCGCAAGGGAATGTTAAGCGCAACAAAATGGCTTTCAAACAATTTGGCATAAGTATAGATGTTTTGTTATGATGGAATAATGAGGTAGGGAGGTTATATAAATGGACCAAGATATGAAAGATAGTATGATGGCAGCTCTTGAAAATGTCATTGACCCTGAACTAGGCGTAGATATTGTCAATTTAGGTTTAGTATACGATGTTGAATTGTCAGATGAGGGTGTTGGAACAGTTACGATGACTTTAACATCCATGGGATGCCCAATGGGACCGATGATTGTAGATCAAGTGAATACAGCACTTATGGAATTACCAGAAGTCAAAGAAACTGAGGTTAACATCGTCTGGAATCCACCATGGTCAAAAGATAATATGTCTAGATACGCTAAAATTGCCTTAGGCATACGTTAATATAAAAGCGACCTCTTTCTATTACAAAAATAGAAAGAGGTCGCTTTTTTTAATCAATTCGGCAAATAGATAAGGGACAATTCTCACACTCATTTTCTCTTTTCAAGAATTCAATATCGTGAATGGTAATGATTCCTTTTTGAAAGGACACAATTCCTTCACTTTTAATATCATTTAACATTCTATTCACAACTTCTCTACTCATGGCACATAAATTTGCTAGCTTTTGATT is part of the Psychrobacillus sp. FSL H8-0483 genome and encodes:
- a CDS encoding Cof-type HAD-IIB family hydrolase gives rise to the protein MQRHLIVLDLDGTLLTDEKVISQKTKNTLLQAKDEGHEVMIATGRPYRSSEMYYKELGLTTPIVNFNGAFVHHPMSNTWNTWHKPIELKVVKEVVEAVQSFSIKNMLAEVLDDVYLHYHDEKMISAFALGNPHITTGDLRTFLKTDPTSLLIHAEEESVDLVRKHLRDVHAEVIDHRRWGAPWDVIEIVRSGLNKAVGLAQVSEYLNIPKERIIAFGDEDNDLEMIEYAGVGVAMGNAIAPLQNIANEITLSNNSDGIAEFLIERLQLNK
- a CDS encoding prolyl oligopeptidase family serine peptidase, encoding MISQSELWGNIPVLHIFDEEISNNAPIVLFLHGFESAKEHNLHYAYQLVNQGCRVILPDALLHGDRAEKLDQVEISLRFWEIVLTSIEEVGKLKEELIERGYLIDQKIGLAGTSMGGITTLGCLTAYPWIDAAAIMMGTPGYVELAKAQIASVEQKGFNIPLNSEERKNMFDTLASFDASKQMHKLADKPLFFWHGEKDPVVPFEPTAHFIEALKHEYGENDIVFMKEKSAGHAVSRKGMLSATKWLSNNLA
- a CDS encoding metal-sulfur cluster assembly factor; protein product: MDQDMKDSMMAALENVIDPELGVDIVNLGLVYDVELSDEGVGTVTMTLTSMGCPMGPMIVDQVNTALMELPEVKETEVNIVWNPPWSKDNMSRYAKIALGIR